GCGCCCCGGCCCGGCGCGGGAGGCGGCGTTGGCCGGGATCGCCGAGGCCGCCGGGCGGCTCGGTCCTCCCGGCGCCTACGCGCGGGCGGCCGAAGCGTTCCTCGACACCTTGGACGGCGCCGCGCGCGCCGCGGAAAAGGAACAGCGATGATCCGCAGCATGACCGGTTACGGGAAGGGACGGGCCGCGGAGGGCGACCTCGCCGCGACGGCGGAGGTGCGTTCGGTCAACAACCGCGGGCGCGAGATCCGCTTCCGCCTGCCGCAGGAGCTGTTTTCGTGCGAGGACGCGCTCCGGGCGCAGGCGAACGCGGCGATCGCGCGCGGACGGGTGGACGCGACGATCGCGTGGGAGGGCGCCGGACCGGCCGCGCCGCGCTGCGTGGTCAACGTCGCCGCGGCCAGGGCGCTGCGCGAGGCGTGGGTCACGCTGCAGCGGGAGCTGGGGCTCGAGGATCCGCCGACGGCGCAGGCGCTGCTGCGTCTTCCGGGCGTCGTCGAGCCGGCGCCGGCCGAGGCGCTGGACATCGAGCGGTGCGCGCGGGTCGCCGCGGCGGCGCTCGGCGCGGCGCTCGCCGTGCACGCCGAGGTTCGCGCCCGCGAAGGGGCGAAGCTGGCCGAAGACCTCGAGGCGCGGCGCGGGACGATCGTCCGCCTGGTCGGCGAGATCGAGGAACGGCTCGAAGGGGCCACGGAGCGGCTGGCCGAGGCGATGCGGGCCCGGGTGAAGCAGCTGCTCGGCGAGACGCCGCTCGACGAGCAGCGGCTGGCGCAGGAAATCGCCCTCGCCGCGCAGAAGGCGGACGTGACCGAAGAGCGCGTGCGGCTGCGCGCCCATCTGCAGCGGCTCGGAACGCTCTTCGCCGAAGGGGCGGAAGAGATCGGCCGGGACCTCGAGTTCCTCGTGCAGGAGATCCGGCGCGAGGTGAACACGCTGAGCGCGAAGACCTCGGATCCGGAGATCGACGCGCGCTCGCTGGCGATCCGCGCCGAGCTGGAGCGGATCCGCGAGCAGGCGGCGAACCTCGAATGAGCGGGCGCGGGGAGCTGTTCGTCGTCAGCGCCCCGTCCGGGGCGGGGAAGAGCACGCTCGTCGCGCGGCTGACGGCGGCTCTGCCCGACCTGGTCTTCTCCGTCTCGTGGACGACGCGCGCGCCGCGTCCCGGGGAGGAAGACGGCGTCGCCTATCACTTCACCGACGAGGCGACCTTCCACGAGAAGATCGCCGGCGGCGAGATGCTGGAGTGGGCCGAAGTCCACGGCCGGCTCTACGGCACGGGGCGGGCCGAGACGCTCGCCGCGCTCGACCGCGGCCGCGACATGATCCTCGACATCGACGTGCAGGGGGCGGCGCAGGTCCGCGCCTCCGGCTTGCCGGCCGTCTTCGTCTTCATCCTTCCGCCGGACTACGAGACGCTGGTCCGTCGGCTGGAGGGACGGGCGACGGAGACGAACGCCTCGCTCGAGCGGCGGCTGGCCAACGCCTGCGTCGAGGTGCCGCAGAGCCGCCTCTTCGACTACGTCGTCGTCAACGACGACCTCGACGACGCCGCGGCCGACCTGATCGCGGTCGTGCGGGCCGCGCGGGCGGGCCGCGCGCGGCGCGCCGAGCGGCTGGAGGCGATTCTCGCGACGTTCCCCGCGCCGGCGCGGAACGGCGGGCACTGACGTGGCCGCGCCGCGGATCCTGCTCGGCGTGACCGGCGGAATCGCCGCCTACAAGGCGGCCGAGATCTGCCGCGCGCTGGCCAAGGACGGGGCCGAAGTCCAGGTCGTCCTGACCAGCCGCGCCGCGGAGTTCGTCGCGCCGCTCACGCTCGCGACCCTCTCCGGCCGTCCGGTCGCGCGCACCGAGTTCGGCGCGGAGCCGTCGCCGACGATCGGCCACATCGAGCTCGCCCGCTGGGCCGACGCGCTGGTCGTCGCCCCGGCGAGCGCCAACACCTTGGCCCGCTTCGCGCAGGGGCTGGGGGACGACCTGCTGAGCACGGTCTTCCTCGCCTTCGCCGGGCCGGTCGTGCTGGCCCCGGCGATGAACCCGAAGATGTGGGCCGCGCCGGCGACGCAGGCCAACGTCGCCTCGCTCGCGCGGCGCGGCGCGGCGATCGTTCCGCCCGA
The bacterium genome window above contains:
- the gmk gene encoding guanylate kinase, with amino-acid sequence MSGRGELFVVSAPSGAGKSTLVARLTAALPDLVFSVSWTTRAPRPGEEDGVAYHFTDEATFHEKIAGGEMLEWAEVHGRLYGTGRAETLAALDRGRDMILDIDVQGAAQVRASGLPAVFVFILPPDYETLVRRLEGRATETNASLERRLANACVEVPQSRLFDYVVVNDDLDDAAADLIAVVRAARAGRARRAERLEAILATFPAPARNGGH
- a CDS encoding YicC family protein, which encodes MIRSMTGYGKGRAAEGDLAATAEVRSVNNRGREIRFRLPQELFSCEDALRAQANAAIARGRVDATIAWEGAGPAAPRCVVNVAAARALREAWVTLQRELGLEDPPTAQALLRLPGVVEPAPAEALDIERCARVAAAALGAALAVHAEVRAREGAKLAEDLEARRGTIVRLVGEIEERLEGATERLAEAMRARVKQLLGETPLDEQRLAQEIALAAQKADVTEERVRLRAHLQRLGTLFAEGAEEIGRDLEFLVQEIRREVNTLSAKTSDPEIDARSLAIRAELERIREQAANLE